Proteins co-encoded in one Anopheles moucheti chromosome X, idAnoMoucSN_F20_07, whole genome shotgun sequence genomic window:
- the LOC128306609 gene encoding uncharacterized protein LOC128306609 isoform X1, producing the protein MTPSVEPLCGGHGGVNQLGGVFVNGRPLPDLVRQRIVELAHNGIRPCDISRQLRVSHGCVSKILSRYYETGSFKAGVIGGSKPKVATPPVVEAIAAYKLQNPTMFAWEIRDKLLADGICVHDNVPSVSSINRIVRNKAAEKAKYSSQRSDNSSLDSPRILSRNNQQQQQQSQQQQECLNQQMQADQESMKSPQQVENVASQSYSINGLLGLSQKSLSGSSSKRRRIKEDPADLKGSMLSCIKRDKEAKEMSESMLHESIGKGGPGQDPQQQQQDKGHDLFVGGVDFVSSLAMAQDDGNNPDNQQPGFSSMRAGPRPGTMSGSPIRSRENALFLLAGGDKAHKYHRTDEPMPTGVIIEDDSSARKHQQAQQQQQQQQQAHQASDVKTTYDKILAGELVPGSAVKRTTTTEPTTLTQSIEFLSDMNNNISQNQHQGFAAAAYEGAYSAADAADTAVQLNPHLAACSSNYSAFLQNTDQFAAANPELIFPTAAYTQYAAPGYGTFNYNSSFANNNLCRDLGQIHYPEEQ; encoded by the exons ATGACGCCGAGTGTCGAACCGCTGTGTGGTG GCCATGGTGGGGTGAATCAACTAGGCGGGGTGTTCGTGAATGGGCGCCCCCTTCCCGATCTGGTCCGGCAGCGGATTGTCGAGCTGGCGCACAACGGTATCCGGCCGTGCGACATATCGCGCCAGCTGCGCGTCAGTCACGGTTGCGTCTCGAAGATCCTTTCCAG ATATTACGAGACGGGCAGCTTTAAGGCGGGCGTGATCGGTGGTTCGAAGCCGAAGGTGGCAACGCCACCGGTGGTGGAAGCGATCGCTGCCTACAAGCTCCAGAACCCGACCATGTTTGCGTGGGAGATCCGTGATAAGCTGCTGGCGGATGGTATCTGTGTGCACGACAACGTGCCTAGTGTGTCGTCCATCAATcg AATCGTACGGAACAAGGCAGCGGAGAAGGCGAAGTACAGCTCACAGCGTTCGGACAACAGTAGTCTAGACAGTCCCAGGATCCTTTCGCGCAacaatcaacagcagcagcagcaaagccagcagcaacaggaGTGTCTCAATCAACAGATGCAAGCAGATCAGGAGTCGATGAAGTCACCGCAGCAGGTGGAGAACGTCGCGTCCCAGTCGTATAGCATCAACGGGTTGCTGGGGCTGTCGCAGAAATCACTGTCCGGTTCGAGCTCGAAACGGCGTCGCATCAAGGAAGATCCTG CCGACCTGAAGGGCAGCATGTTGAGCTGTATCAAGCGCGACAAGGAGGCGAAAGAGATGTCGGAGAGCATGCTGCACGAGAGCATAGGCAAGGGAGGCCCCGGTCAGGacccgcagcaacagcaacaggatAAAGGGCACGATCTCTTCGTTGGCGGTGTGGATTTCGTTAGTTCGCTCGCGATGGCCCAGGACGATGGTAACAATCCGGATAATCAGCAGCCCGGCTTCAGCAGCATGAGGGCCGGTCCACGGCCCGGCACTATGAGCGGTAGCCCGATCCGGTCGCGCGAAAACGCCCTCTTCCTGCTGGCCGGCGGTGACAAGGCACACAAATACCACCGCACGGACGAACCCATGCCAACCGGGGTGATCATCGAGGATGATAGCAGCGCACGGAAACATCAGCaggcccagcagcagcagcagcagcagcagcaggcacacCAAGCAAGCGACGTTAAGACGACCTACGATAAGATACTCGCCGGTGAGCTGGTGCCGGGCAGTGCGGTGAagcgtaccaccaccaccgaacccACCACACTCACGCAGTCGATCGAGTTCCTGAGCGACATGAACAACAACATCTCCCAGAACCAGCACCAAGGGTTTGCGGCGGCCGCGTACGAGGGTGCGTACAGTGCGGCCGATGCGGCCGACACGGCAGTCCAGCTGAATCCGCATCTGGCCGCCTGCTCCTCGAATTATTCCGCCTTCCTGCAGAACACGGACCAGTTTGCGGCGGCCAACCCGGAGCTGATCTTCCCGACCGCCGCCTACACGCAGTACGCCGCGCCCGGGTACGGCACGTTCAACTACAACTCATCCTTCGCCAACAACAACCTGTGCCGGGACCTTGGCCAGATTCACTATCCCGAggagcagtag
- the LOC128306609 gene encoding probable serine/threonine-protein kinase fhkB isoform X3: protein MTPSVEPLCGGGVFVNGRPLPDLVRQRIVELAHNGIRPCDISRQLRVSHGCVSKILSRYYETGSFKAGVIGGSKPKVATPPVVEAIAAYKLQNPTMFAWEIRDKLLADGICVHDNVPSVSSINRIVRNKAAEKAKYSSQRSDNSSLDSPRILSRNNQQQQQQSQQQQECLNQQMQADQESMKSPQQVENVASQSYSINGLLGLSQKSLSGSSSKRRRIKEDPADLKGSMLSCIKRDKEAKEMSESMLHESIGKGGPGQDPQQQQQDKGHDLFVGGVDFVSSLAMAQDDGNNPDNQQPGFSSMRAGPRPGTMSGSPIRSRENALFLLAGGDKAHKYHRTDEPMPTGVIIEDDSSARKHQQAQQQQQQQQQAHQASDVKTTYDKILAGELVPGSAVKRTTTTEPTTLTQSIEFLSDMNNNISQNQHQGFAAAAYEGAYSAADAADTAVQLNPHLAACSSNYSAFLQNTDQFAAANPELIFPTAAYTQYAAPGYGTFNYNSSFANNNLCRDLGQIHYPEEQ from the exons ATGACGCCGAGTGTCGAACCGCTGTGTGGTG GCGGGGTGTTCGTGAATGGGCGCCCCCTTCCCGATCTGGTCCGGCAGCGGATTGTCGAGCTGGCGCACAACGGTATCCGGCCGTGCGACATATCGCGCCAGCTGCGCGTCAGTCACGGTTGCGTCTCGAAGATCCTTTCCAG ATATTACGAGACGGGCAGCTTTAAGGCGGGCGTGATCGGTGGTTCGAAGCCGAAGGTGGCAACGCCACCGGTGGTGGAAGCGATCGCTGCCTACAAGCTCCAGAACCCGACCATGTTTGCGTGGGAGATCCGTGATAAGCTGCTGGCGGATGGTATCTGTGTGCACGACAACGTGCCTAGTGTGTCGTCCATCAATcg AATCGTACGGAACAAGGCAGCGGAGAAGGCGAAGTACAGCTCACAGCGTTCGGACAACAGTAGTCTAGACAGTCCCAGGATCCTTTCGCGCAacaatcaacagcagcagcagcaaagccagcagcaacaggaGTGTCTCAATCAACAGATGCAAGCAGATCAGGAGTCGATGAAGTCACCGCAGCAGGTGGAGAACGTCGCGTCCCAGTCGTATAGCATCAACGGGTTGCTGGGGCTGTCGCAGAAATCACTGTCCGGTTCGAGCTCGAAACGGCGTCGCATCAAGGAAGATCCTG CCGACCTGAAGGGCAGCATGTTGAGCTGTATCAAGCGCGACAAGGAGGCGAAAGAGATGTCGGAGAGCATGCTGCACGAGAGCATAGGCAAGGGAGGCCCCGGTCAGGacccgcagcaacagcaacaggatAAAGGGCACGATCTCTTCGTTGGCGGTGTGGATTTCGTTAGTTCGCTCGCGATGGCCCAGGACGATGGTAACAATCCGGATAATCAGCAGCCCGGCTTCAGCAGCATGAGGGCCGGTCCACGGCCCGGCACTATGAGCGGTAGCCCGATCCGGTCGCGCGAAAACGCCCTCTTCCTGCTGGCCGGCGGTGACAAGGCACACAAATACCACCGCACGGACGAACCCATGCCAACCGGGGTGATCATCGAGGATGATAGCAGCGCACGGAAACATCAGCaggcccagcagcagcagcagcagcagcagcaggcacacCAAGCAAGCGACGTTAAGACGACCTACGATAAGATACTCGCCGGTGAGCTGGTGCCGGGCAGTGCGGTGAagcgtaccaccaccaccgaacccACCACACTCACGCAGTCGATCGAGTTCCTGAGCGACATGAACAACAACATCTCCCAGAACCAGCACCAAGGGTTTGCGGCGGCCGCGTACGAGGGTGCGTACAGTGCGGCCGATGCGGCCGACACGGCAGTCCAGCTGAATCCGCATCTGGCCGCCTGCTCCTCGAATTATTCCGCCTTCCTGCAGAACACGGACCAGTTTGCGGCGGCCAACCCGGAGCTGATCTTCCCGACCGCCGCCTACACGCAGTACGCCGCGCCCGGGTACGGCACGTTCAACTACAACTCATCCTTCGCCAACAACAACCTGTGCCGGGACCTTGGCCAGATTCACTATCCCGAggagcagtag
- the LOC128306609 gene encoding uncharacterized protein LOC128306609 isoform X2, whose translation MTPSVEPLCGHGGVNQLGGVFVNGRPLPDLVRQRIVELAHNGIRPCDISRQLRVSHGCVSKILSRYYETGSFKAGVIGGSKPKVATPPVVEAIAAYKLQNPTMFAWEIRDKLLADGICVHDNVPSVSSINRIVRNKAAEKAKYSSQRSDNSSLDSPRILSRNNQQQQQQSQQQQECLNQQMQADQESMKSPQQVENVASQSYSINGLLGLSQKSLSGSSSKRRRIKEDPADLKGSMLSCIKRDKEAKEMSESMLHESIGKGGPGQDPQQQQQDKGHDLFVGGVDFVSSLAMAQDDGNNPDNQQPGFSSMRAGPRPGTMSGSPIRSRENALFLLAGGDKAHKYHRTDEPMPTGVIIEDDSSARKHQQAQQQQQQQQQAHQASDVKTTYDKILAGELVPGSAVKRTTTTEPTTLTQSIEFLSDMNNNISQNQHQGFAAAAYEGAYSAADAADTAVQLNPHLAACSSNYSAFLQNTDQFAAANPELIFPTAAYTQYAAPGYGTFNYNSSFANNNLCRDLGQIHYPEEQ comes from the exons ATGACGCCGAGTGTCGAACCGCTGTGTG GCCATGGTGGGGTGAATCAACTAGGCGGGGTGTTCGTGAATGGGCGCCCCCTTCCCGATCTGGTCCGGCAGCGGATTGTCGAGCTGGCGCACAACGGTATCCGGCCGTGCGACATATCGCGCCAGCTGCGCGTCAGTCACGGTTGCGTCTCGAAGATCCTTTCCAG ATATTACGAGACGGGCAGCTTTAAGGCGGGCGTGATCGGTGGTTCGAAGCCGAAGGTGGCAACGCCACCGGTGGTGGAAGCGATCGCTGCCTACAAGCTCCAGAACCCGACCATGTTTGCGTGGGAGATCCGTGATAAGCTGCTGGCGGATGGTATCTGTGTGCACGACAACGTGCCTAGTGTGTCGTCCATCAATcg AATCGTACGGAACAAGGCAGCGGAGAAGGCGAAGTACAGCTCACAGCGTTCGGACAACAGTAGTCTAGACAGTCCCAGGATCCTTTCGCGCAacaatcaacagcagcagcagcaaagccagcagcaacaggaGTGTCTCAATCAACAGATGCAAGCAGATCAGGAGTCGATGAAGTCACCGCAGCAGGTGGAGAACGTCGCGTCCCAGTCGTATAGCATCAACGGGTTGCTGGGGCTGTCGCAGAAATCACTGTCCGGTTCGAGCTCGAAACGGCGTCGCATCAAGGAAGATCCTG CCGACCTGAAGGGCAGCATGTTGAGCTGTATCAAGCGCGACAAGGAGGCGAAAGAGATGTCGGAGAGCATGCTGCACGAGAGCATAGGCAAGGGAGGCCCCGGTCAGGacccgcagcaacagcaacaggatAAAGGGCACGATCTCTTCGTTGGCGGTGTGGATTTCGTTAGTTCGCTCGCGATGGCCCAGGACGATGGTAACAATCCGGATAATCAGCAGCCCGGCTTCAGCAGCATGAGGGCCGGTCCACGGCCCGGCACTATGAGCGGTAGCCCGATCCGGTCGCGCGAAAACGCCCTCTTCCTGCTGGCCGGCGGTGACAAGGCACACAAATACCACCGCACGGACGAACCCATGCCAACCGGGGTGATCATCGAGGATGATAGCAGCGCACGGAAACATCAGCaggcccagcagcagcagcagcagcagcagcaggcacacCAAGCAAGCGACGTTAAGACGACCTACGATAAGATACTCGCCGGTGAGCTGGTGCCGGGCAGTGCGGTGAagcgtaccaccaccaccgaacccACCACACTCACGCAGTCGATCGAGTTCCTGAGCGACATGAACAACAACATCTCCCAGAACCAGCACCAAGGGTTTGCGGCGGCCGCGTACGAGGGTGCGTACAGTGCGGCCGATGCGGCCGACACGGCAGTCCAGCTGAATCCGCATCTGGCCGCCTGCTCCTCGAATTATTCCGCCTTCCTGCAGAACACGGACCAGTTTGCGGCGGCCAACCCGGAGCTGATCTTCCCGACCGCCGCCTACACGCAGTACGCCGCGCCCGGGTACGGCACGTTCAACTACAACTCATCCTTCGCCAACAACAACCTGTGCCGGGACCTTGGCCAGATTCACTATCCCGAggagcagtag
- the LOC128306319 gene encoding tau-tubulin kinase homolog Asator isoform X2: MDDLLQAGHVVKERWKVLKKIGGGGFGEIYEGQDLITREQVALKVESARQPKQVLKMEVAVLKKLQGKEHICRFIGCGRNDRFNYVVMQLQGKNLAELRRSQARGAFSLSTTLRIGLQILKSIESIHSVGFLHRDIKPSNFAIGRLPLTSRRIYMLDFGLARQYTTGTGEVRCPRAAAGFRGTVRYASLNAHKNREMGRQDDLWSLFYMLVEFVTGQLPWRKIKDKEQVGMLKEKYDHRLLLKHLPSDFKYFLEHIQSLNYADKPDYAMLISLFERCMKRRGVKETDTFDWENNADYNAGEAKAINAAVPKSELIKKHKDIEMTEEKRKPIMDSAKVLHTEPIESMKPQNAVNAGGGAAAAAAKAALNHADQHEPNEAKIQQETKTDAGLPAIEMVVVKNEIPLVRAHTEVMTKPAKHGSNRLRILTAPPVNIKDFTATLDKQQQQQQQSQQQSHHQQSHHQSQQSHHHHHHPLHASSDANNLSMELKSKLLKTEADDLSYAPADGILRDLAQHCQSGTGGSQKHHDPLHGQQSNALQRQSLTLGKSLRSYGSSTTATSNKYGERNDDKSCRDYSITQHAIIDDDNASQHQTPKYQGALTLASQWKSQFDDSDDSTDGLWKGEQHSENASKKNYTNLNKSSIAATTAQQQKEQQSALPPQPPPPPPPPSQPPQTNGQLIMPAGGGGGGDGPLNTATIPTTTTTITRNGHGEPENNGGPGQPPKPPPPPTECDEGAPAVPPGGECGGAVVDAISLLPCVGGLAGVLLDHQDHQRAVAEKVDDGAPVPEAPEQQPAEPDEPQEVEEEEGVEVDGDEEVEREEEEEKEDEEDEEEGKGGKYGAGSGANGAPMIVSVGSLVGGFEAVAAAAAAAAVTATPVTAGGNAELSSNLKS; encoded by the exons ATGGATGATCTGCTACAGGCCGGCCACGTGGTCAAGGAAAGATGGAAG GTGCTGAAAAAGATAGGCGGTGGCGGGTTTGGCGAAATCTACGAGGGCCAAGATTTGATCACCCGGGAGCAGGTCGCACTGAAGGTCGAATCCGCCCGGCAACCGAAACAGGTACTCAAGATGGAGGTGGCCGTGCTAAAGAAGCTGCAAG GCAAGGAACACATCTGTCGGTTCATCGGCTGCGGGCGCAACGATCGATTCAATTACGTGGTGATGCAGCTGCAGGGTAAAAATTTGGCCGAGCTGCGGCGTTCGCAGGCACGCGGTGCCTTCTCACTCAGCACAACGCTGCGCATTGGCCTCCAAATACTGAAATCGATCGAATCCATCCATTCGGTCGGCTTCCTTCATCGTGATATCAAACCA AGTAACTTTGCCATAGGAAGACTACCGCTCACTAGTCGTAGAATCTACATGCTGGACTTCGGCTTAGCTAGGCAGTACACTACCGGTACGGGTGAGGTGCGATGTCCCCGAGCTGCGGCAGGATTCCGCGGAACCGTAAG GTACGCTTCGTTAAACGCGCACAAAAATCGTGAAATGGGCCGCCAGGACGATCTGTGGTCGTTGTTCTATATGCTTGTTGAGTTTGTTACCGGCCAGCTTCCATGGCGTAAAATTAAGGATAAAGAGCAA GTTGGAATGTTGAAAGAGAAATATGATCATCGTTTGCTACTCAAGCACTTGCCTTCGGATTTCAAATACTTCTTAGAGCATATTCAATCCCTTAACTATGCCGATAAGCCGGATTATGCA ATGCTGATCTCTCTGTTCGAACGATGCATGAAGCGTCGTGGCGTGAAGGAAACGGACACGTTCGACTGGGAAAACAACGCCGACTACAATGCTGGCGAAGCCAAAGCTATCAACGCAGCTGTACCAAAGAGTGAACTAATCAAAAAACATAAGGATATCGAAATGACCGAG gAGAAACGCAAACCAATCATGGATTCGGCGAAAGTGCTCCACACGGAACCGATCGAATCGATGAAACCGCAGAACGCGGTTAATGCGGGCGGTGGTGCTGCAGCGGCAGCCGCCAAGGCCGCCCTTAACCATGCGGACCAGCACGAACCGAACGAGGCTAAGATACAGCAGGAAACCAAAACGGACGCTGGGCTTCCGGCGATTGAGATGGTGGTCGTGAAG AACGAGATACCCTTGGTGCGGGCACACACGGAGGTTATGACAAAGCCGGCAAAGCATGGTAGCAACCGGTTGCGAATACTGACCGCGCCACCGGTCAACATCAAGGACTTCACCGCCACGCTTgataagcagcagcagcagcagcagcaatcgcaGCAGCAATCGCACCATCAGCAATCCCATCATCAGTCGCAGCAGtcgcaccatcaccatcaccatccgcTGCACGCGTCCAGCGACGCGAACAATCTGTCGATGGAGCTGAAGTCGAAGCTGCTGAAGACGGAGGCGGACGATCTGTCGTACGCGCCGGCGGACGGCATACTGCGCGATCTCGCCCAACACTGCCAGTCCGGTACGGGCGGGTCGCAGAAGCATCACGATCCGCTGCACGGCCAGCAGTCGAACGCACTGCAACGGCAAAGTCTGACGCTCGGCAAAAGCCTCCGGTCGTACGGCAGCTCGACGACCGCGACCAGCAACAAGTACGGTGAGCGGAACGATGACAAGAGCTGCCGGGACTACTCGATCACGCAGCACGCGATCATCGACGACGATAACGCCAGCCAGCACCAGACGCCCAAGTACCAGGGTGCGCTCACGTTGGCCTCGCAGTGGAAGAGCCAGTTCGACGATTCGGACGACTCGACCGACGGTCTCTGGAAGGGTGAACAACATTCCGAAAATGCATCGAAGAAAAACTACACTAACCTCAACAAGAGCAGCATCGCCGCGACGACCGcccagcagcagaaggagCAGCAGTCGGCGCTACCGCCccagccgccgccgccgccgccgccaccgtCCCAGCCGCCCCAAACGAACGGACAGCTAATTATGCCAGCCGGGGGCGGGGGTGGTGGGGACGGGCCGCTAAACACCGCTACCATccccaccaccacaaccaccatcACCCGGAACGGGCACGGCGAGCCGGAGAACAATGGGGGACCGGGCCAGCCGCCCAAGCCACCCCCACCACCAACCGAGTGTGACGAGGGTGCCCCGGCGGTGCCGCCGGGTGGTGAGTGTGGTGGGGCGGTGGTGGACGCGATCAGCCTTCTACCGTGCGTCGGTGGCCTCGCGGGTGTGCTACTGGACCACCAGGACCACCAGCGGGCGGTGGCCGAAAAGGTGGACGACGGCGCCCCGGTACCGGAAGCGCCGGAACAACAACCAGCGGAACCGGACGAACCACAGGAAGTGGAGGAAGAAGAAGGCGTGGAAGTGGACGGCGACGAGGAAGTGGAACgcgaagaggaggaagaaaaagagGACGAGGAGGACGAGGAGGAGGGAAAGGGGGGGAAGTATGGGGCGGGAAGCGGTGCAAACGGTGCGCCGATGATCGTCAGCGTCGGCAGCCTCGTGGGTGGCTTCGAggcggtggcggcggccgCGGCTGCAGCAGCCGTTACCGCCACACCCGTTACCGCCGGCGGGAACGCGGAACTATCCAGTAATCTTAAATCTTAA
- the LOC128306319 gene encoding tau-tubulin kinase homolog Asator isoform X1 — MDDLLQAGHVVKERWKVLKKIGGGGFGEIYEGQDLITREQVALKVESARQPKQVLKMEVAVLKKLQGKEHICRFIGCGRNDRFNYVVMQLQGKNLAELRRSQARGAFSLSTTLRIGLQILKSIESIHSVGFLHRDIKPSNFAIGRLPLTSRRIYMLDFGLARQYTTGTGEVRCPRAAAGFRGTVRYASLNAHKNREMGRQDDLWSLFYMLVEFVTGQLPWRKIKDKEQVGMLKEKYDHRLLLKHLPSDFKYFLEHIQSLNYADKPDYAMLISLFERCMKRRGVKETDTFDWENNADYNAGEAKAINAAVPKSELIKKHKDIEMTEEKRKPIMDSAKVLHTEPIESMKPQNAVNAGGGAAAAAAKAALNHADQHEPNEAKIQQETKTDAGLPAIEMVVVKGLISFPIHQNEIPLVRAHTEVMTKPAKHGSNRLRILTAPPVNIKDFTATLDKQQQQQQQSQQQSHHQQSHHQSQQSHHHHHHPLHASSDANNLSMELKSKLLKTEADDLSYAPADGILRDLAQHCQSGTGGSQKHHDPLHGQQSNALQRQSLTLGKSLRSYGSSTTATSNKYGERNDDKSCRDYSITQHAIIDDDNASQHQTPKYQGALTLASQWKSQFDDSDDSTDGLWKGEQHSENASKKNYTNLNKSSIAATTAQQQKEQQSALPPQPPPPPPPPSQPPQTNGQLIMPAGGGGGGDGPLNTATIPTTTTTITRNGHGEPENNGGPGQPPKPPPPPTECDEGAPAVPPGGECGGAVVDAISLLPCVGGLAGVLLDHQDHQRAVAEKVDDGAPVPEAPEQQPAEPDEPQEVEEEEGVEVDGDEEVEREEEEEKEDEEDEEEGKGGKYGAGSGANGAPMIVSVGSLVGGFEAVAAAAAAAAVTATPVTAGGNAELSSNLKS; from the exons ATGGATGATCTGCTACAGGCCGGCCACGTGGTCAAGGAAAGATGGAAG GTGCTGAAAAAGATAGGCGGTGGCGGGTTTGGCGAAATCTACGAGGGCCAAGATTTGATCACCCGGGAGCAGGTCGCACTGAAGGTCGAATCCGCCCGGCAACCGAAACAGGTACTCAAGATGGAGGTGGCCGTGCTAAAGAAGCTGCAAG GCAAGGAACACATCTGTCGGTTCATCGGCTGCGGGCGCAACGATCGATTCAATTACGTGGTGATGCAGCTGCAGGGTAAAAATTTGGCCGAGCTGCGGCGTTCGCAGGCACGCGGTGCCTTCTCACTCAGCACAACGCTGCGCATTGGCCTCCAAATACTGAAATCGATCGAATCCATCCATTCGGTCGGCTTCCTTCATCGTGATATCAAACCA AGTAACTTTGCCATAGGAAGACTACCGCTCACTAGTCGTAGAATCTACATGCTGGACTTCGGCTTAGCTAGGCAGTACACTACCGGTACGGGTGAGGTGCGATGTCCCCGAGCTGCGGCAGGATTCCGCGGAACCGTAAG GTACGCTTCGTTAAACGCGCACAAAAATCGTGAAATGGGCCGCCAGGACGATCTGTGGTCGTTGTTCTATATGCTTGTTGAGTTTGTTACCGGCCAGCTTCCATGGCGTAAAATTAAGGATAAAGAGCAA GTTGGAATGTTGAAAGAGAAATATGATCATCGTTTGCTACTCAAGCACTTGCCTTCGGATTTCAAATACTTCTTAGAGCATATTCAATCCCTTAACTATGCCGATAAGCCGGATTATGCA ATGCTGATCTCTCTGTTCGAACGATGCATGAAGCGTCGTGGCGTGAAGGAAACGGACACGTTCGACTGGGAAAACAACGCCGACTACAATGCTGGCGAAGCCAAAGCTATCAACGCAGCTGTACCAAAGAGTGAACTAATCAAAAAACATAAGGATATCGAAATGACCGAG gAGAAACGCAAACCAATCATGGATTCGGCGAAAGTGCTCCACACGGAACCGATCGAATCGATGAAACCGCAGAACGCGGTTAATGCGGGCGGTGGTGCTGCAGCGGCAGCCGCCAAGGCCGCCCTTAACCATGCGGACCAGCACGAACCGAACGAGGCTAAGATACAGCAGGAAACCAAAACGGACGCTGGGCTTCCGGCGATTGAGATGGTGGTCGTGAAG GGTCTAATAAGTTTTCCTATTCACCAGAACGAGATACCCTTGGTGCGGGCACACACGGAGGTTATGACAAAGCCGGCAAAGCATGGTAGCAACCGGTTGCGAATACTGACCGCGCCACCGGTCAACATCAAGGACTTCACCGCCACGCTTgataagcagcagcagcagcagcagcaatcgcaGCAGCAATCGCACCATCAGCAATCCCATCATCAGTCGCAGCAGtcgcaccatcaccatcaccatccgcTGCACGCGTCCAGCGACGCGAACAATCTGTCGATGGAGCTGAAGTCGAAGCTGCTGAAGACGGAGGCGGACGATCTGTCGTACGCGCCGGCGGACGGCATACTGCGCGATCTCGCCCAACACTGCCAGTCCGGTACGGGCGGGTCGCAGAAGCATCACGATCCGCTGCACGGCCAGCAGTCGAACGCACTGCAACGGCAAAGTCTGACGCTCGGCAAAAGCCTCCGGTCGTACGGCAGCTCGACGACCGCGACCAGCAACAAGTACGGTGAGCGGAACGATGACAAGAGCTGCCGGGACTACTCGATCACGCAGCACGCGATCATCGACGACGATAACGCCAGCCAGCACCAGACGCCCAAGTACCAGGGTGCGCTCACGTTGGCCTCGCAGTGGAAGAGCCAGTTCGACGATTCGGACGACTCGACCGACGGTCTCTGGAAGGGTGAACAACATTCCGAAAATGCATCGAAGAAAAACTACACTAACCTCAACAAGAGCAGCATCGCCGCGACGACCGcccagcagcagaaggagCAGCAGTCGGCGCTACCGCCccagccgccgccgccgccgccgccaccgtCCCAGCCGCCCCAAACGAACGGACAGCTAATTATGCCAGCCGGGGGCGGGGGTGGTGGGGACGGGCCGCTAAACACCGCTACCATccccaccaccacaaccaccatcACCCGGAACGGGCACGGCGAGCCGGAGAACAATGGGGGACCGGGCCAGCCGCCCAAGCCACCCCCACCACCAACCGAGTGTGACGAGGGTGCCCCGGCGGTGCCGCCGGGTGGTGAGTGTGGTGGGGCGGTGGTGGACGCGATCAGCCTTCTACCGTGCGTCGGTGGCCTCGCGGGTGTGCTACTGGACCACCAGGACCACCAGCGGGCGGTGGCCGAAAAGGTGGACGACGGCGCCCCGGTACCGGAAGCGCCGGAACAACAACCAGCGGAACCGGACGAACCACAGGAAGTGGAGGAAGAAGAAGGCGTGGAAGTGGACGGCGACGAGGAAGTGGAACgcgaagaggaggaagaaaaagagGACGAGGAGGACGAGGAGGAGGGAAAGGGGGGGAAGTATGGGGCGGGAAGCGGTGCAAACGGTGCGCCGATGATCGTCAGCGTCGGCAGCCTCGTGGGTGGCTTCGAggcggtggcggcggccgCGGCTGCAGCAGCCGTTACCGCCACACCCGTTACCGCCGGCGGGAACGCGGAACTATCCAGTAATCTTAAATCTTAA